The following is a genomic window from Halichoerus grypus chromosome 13, mHalGry1.hap1.1, whole genome shotgun sequence.
TTCTGCACAGAAAGTAAAGACCAGCTATCAAACCATGGAGAGAACTGAGACCAAAAAAACTgaattcttaaaaagttaaactcctcctttataaaaattaatataaatatatgcctTGTAAGATCCTAAGGAACTGAGTCTTAGAATTTGCCTTTGCTCAATTTGATCTTGGACCTGAACCCAGCGGAGCCTTCAATTCCATATTTGAAGTTGACAAACTCCATTCCTTCACCTTTCTGGcgtgtctttttaaaatattataaagaacACAGTACCACACTCAGTATTTCAGCCAAAAGGATTGCTGATTAAACTCACAGAAAGGTGCgtaaaaaagcaaaagtaaataaacaagacagaatctttaggggaaaaaagaaccttaaaaataaacGGTGCTGCAAAACTACTTTTGCAATTACAGTGTCCTGTTTGGCCCCACTCTGTTTCAGAGGCACTGCATTAATACAAACAGCATTATCTAACGCACTTTTTCAAAACAGTGCATCTCAGCCGAGGGCTAGTGTGAATTCATTCTACTGCTAGGTGCCGGTAACACTCCGGTTTGCTTTACTGGCAACATTTTGGCAACGCATCCTATACTAAGAGGAAGGCTGGAAACCAAGCAGGTGACAAGAGCCAAATCTACTGTGTTACTTCTTTTCATGCTTCTTGGTTAATTCCCCGACACCCAGCTGGAGGCTGCCCCGGCTGTCTCGGGCTCTCTCCCCCTTCTGCTGGCTCTCCTGGGAGACTTGCTGCACAGCTTGCAGGATGGCATTCTGCACAATCTGTTTGCTGGCTTTCTGCAGCTTCACCTCTTCAGGCTCACTGCCAGGTTTCTCACCTAGCCAGAAACatgaaagggagggaaaaagaacagAATCAATTTCAGGAACTGCTACAGAAAGGGGCAGGCAGGCAAGGTGAGACCCTAAGAAGGTGCTAGAGTGGCCCCGTTAAACGTGAGGAGCCCTGCTCCTATCCTACtgctcctgtctccctctccatttGTTTGCCCCAGTCATGTGGCCAATGTACATTCTCACCATCTTGGGATCTTCTGCTGCCAGCATGTGTCATGAAAACACAGTCCTGGCCAACGAGGACCTCTGGGAAAGTTCTGGAAAGAGACACACTCATGCCCATTTTGGCCTTTGACACCTACACCTTCTTCTGAGGCAGGATGCAGACCTAATGCTTTTAGGGGCTGCAGCCAACTTACAATAAGCATGGAGATGAAAGCTAACATTCTGGCCATGGTTGGGGAGAAAACAAGAGTCCAGTCCTGAAAGCATCATTCAGCATCCACACCAGCCCTGGACCATGTACTTCTGGACTTCTTTGCATGTGAGATAAATAAACTCCTTATTGTTAAAACTGCCATTAGTCAGGTTTTATGTTACTTGCAACTGAATGTGTGCCTGACAGATTTAATTTCACTGGGGCTGGAGAAGAATAAATTATTACTGAATCTATATTGGGCTCAACCCTGTTCCTATAATAACATCCCAAGAATGAAGCCATTTGTTCATCAGAACCTGTCCTCCGTGATCTAGAACAGGGATTGGCAAACCTTTTCAATAGGAccagataggaaatattttagacttGTGGGCCATACGATCTCTGTGACAACGACTCAGCTCTGCTTGTTGTAGCATTAACTCAgctatagacaatacataaatcaATGCATATGGTTTTGTTTCAATAACTCGTTACTTACAAAAAAAACAGGCTgcgggccagatttggcccataggccataatttgccaacccctggtctaGAATGGTGGGAATTTTCTAATTAG
Proteins encoded in this region:
- the AKAIN1 gene encoding A-kinase anchor protein inhibitor 1 isoform X1, with amino-acid sequence MSVQYPRGRETAGEKPGSEPEEVKLQKASKQIVQNAILQAVQQVSQESQQKGERARDSRGSLQLGVGELTKKHEKK
- the AKAIN1 gene encoding A-kinase anchor protein inhibitor 1 isoform X2, translated to MVFAPGEKPGSEPEEVKLQKASKQIVQNAILQAVQQVSQESQQKGERARDSRGSLQLGVGELTKKHEKK